The Conexivisphaera calida genome includes a region encoding these proteins:
- a CDS encoding molybdopterin oxidoreductase family protein → MQARNSICPYCGMSCRLIFESSGERISALPDPSDPVSGGSPCIRGLTVGKAMRVGRLREPMIRREKRGRAEAVGWRTALEAVARELRDHEPEGIHVAITGKVTNEDAFALVRFALAVIGTPNVDNASARVCHSSTVGAMREILGVPASTGTLDDLGRVDLLLLAGTNPAVDYPPMYSRISRARARGTPLIYLGSINAETARSADVVLLVRPGGETAVLNYVAREVLESGGTQSPIQVPGFDSYIRWLSGYDRARAEAALMERPGELRRAVELVVGSSRMGVASGMGLAHGPGGCAALTALYDLALLKGAIVLTMRGLVNVQGVGDMGACPGMGCWDEYHRSAAEERWGQLPRGGMTFTDAVLGGRSEVIVMTDMNPLHSMPSPRVVERALEDAFVVCMCSYPNETSALADVLLPVPMLPERSGTVTNGERRVRPVHPAIPPYGSSRQEWEIAVALSRILGHDMEYSSAMDITREIVELVPGYGDIDLNALLNGLDQWAEKSPRDVRFSVAEDPGPLNAAPGEWLLVDLRSPQHFLGGEVTWRIRSLARASGGPAVLMNLRDVEELGLGGTTVKVCSDAGCIEAPARGSAIIPRGFLGYYLSNRGIRYNDLVPPELSKCSRTPRYKYIPVRLYVGGEQLDPPAPLGATTVEVVDIDGDRF, encoded by the coding sequence GTGCAGGCAAGAAATTCAATATGTCCCTACTGCGGTATGTCCTGTAGGCTCATTTTCGAGTCCTCAGGCGAGCGCATCAGTGCCTTGCCCGATCCATCGGATCCGGTGAGCGGTGGATCCCCCTGCATCAGGGGCCTCACGGTCGGCAAGGCTATGCGCGTCGGGAGGCTGAGGGAGCCGATGATCAGGAGGGAGAAGCGCGGACGCGCCGAGGCCGTCGGATGGAGGACCGCGCTGGAGGCCGTAGCACGGGAGCTGAGGGATCATGAGCCGGAGGGAATACACGTGGCCATAACCGGTAAGGTGACGAATGAGGACGCGTTCGCGCTCGTCAGGTTTGCGCTGGCGGTCATAGGGACCCCGAACGTGGACAACGCGAGCGCCAGAGTATGCCACTCGTCAACGGTTGGGGCTATGCGGGAGATACTGGGGGTTCCTGCATCCACCGGCACCCTGGACGACCTCGGGAGGGTGGATCTGTTGCTCCTGGCCGGGACGAACCCGGCCGTCGATTATCCGCCTATGTACTCCAGGATCTCCAGGGCGCGCGCTCGCGGCACGCCCCTGATCTACCTGGGTTCCATCAACGCCGAGACCGCTAGGTCGGCCGACGTCGTCCTCCTAGTGAGGCCGGGAGGGGAGACCGCCGTGCTGAACTACGTGGCCAGGGAGGTCCTGGAGTCAGGCGGTACGCAATCCCCGATTCAGGTGCCTGGGTTTGACTCATACATCAGATGGCTCTCCGGCTACGATCGCGCGAGGGCCGAGGCGGCGCTGATGGAGAGGCCCGGGGAGCTCCGGAGGGCCGTGGAGCTCGTGGTGGGATCCTCTAGAATGGGCGTGGCGAGCGGCATGGGTCTGGCACACGGGCCGGGCGGGTGCGCTGCCCTCACGGCGCTCTACGACTTGGCGCTCCTGAAGGGCGCAATCGTCCTCACGATGAGGGGGCTCGTCAACGTCCAGGGCGTGGGCGATATGGGCGCCTGTCCCGGCATGGGATGTTGGGACGAATATCACAGATCCGCCGCTGAGGAACGCTGGGGTCAGTTGCCGCGCGGAGGCATGACCTTCACCGATGCCGTCCTAGGGGGGAGATCGGAGGTGATCGTGATGACCGACATGAATCCGCTCCACAGCATGCCGAGTCCCCGCGTCGTCGAGAGGGCGTTGGAGGACGCATTCGTGGTGTGCATGTGCAGCTATCCCAACGAGACCTCTGCGCTGGCGGATGTCCTGCTCCCGGTGCCGATGTTGCCCGAGAGGAGTGGCACGGTGACGAACGGGGAGAGGAGGGTACGGCCCGTTCATCCGGCCATTCCTCCATATGGCTCATCGAGGCAGGAATGGGAGATAGCGGTCGCCCTGTCGCGCATCCTCGGGCACGACATGGAGTACTCATCGGCGATGGACATCACGCGGGAGATCGTGGAACTTGTGCCTGGCTACGGTGACATAGACCTCAACGCGCTTCTGAATGGCCTCGACCAGTGGGCCGAGAAGTCCCCACGCGACGTCAGGTTCTCCGTTGCGGAGGACCCGGGCCCCCTCAACGCTGCACCCGGTGAATGGCTGCTCGTGGACCTTCGGAGCCCCCAGCACTTCCTCGGAGGCGAGGTCACGTGGAGGATAAGGTCGCTCGCGAGGGCCTCCGGTGGGCCCGCCGTGCTCATGAACCTCCGCGACGTGGAGGAGCTGGGGCTGGGGGGAACCACAGTCAAGGTGTGCAGCGATGCCGGATGCATAGAGGCACCGGCGAGGGGGAGTGCGATAATTCCCCGGGGATTCCTGGGCTACTACCTGAGCAACAGGGGGATCCGCTACAACGACCTGGTGCCCCCGGAGCTATCGAAGTGCTCTAGGACTCCTCGCTACAAGTACATCCCTGTGAGGCTCTACGTCGGCGGGGAACAGCTGGATCCGCCCGCGCCGCTGGGCGCCACGACCGTCGAGGTCGTGGATATAGATGGCGATCGATTTTAA
- a CDS encoding ribonuclease HI family protein, with the protein MDAEALVYTDGASRGNPGPCAYAFLIIRGDEVVARRSEYLGRCTNNEAEYTAVARAMEEALRLGIRRIRVHSDSRLVISQLTGRWRVKDPRMRALSSRIKELASKFEVVEFVNVPREDPLIRAADHMCNRTLDEVAGDFIV; encoded by the coding sequence GTGGACGCAGAGGCGCTCGTGTACACCGATGGTGCATCTAGGGGGAACCCAGGCCCATGCGCTTATGCTTTCCTCATCATCCGGGGAGACGAAGTGGTGGCTCGCCGCAGCGAGTACCTCGGCAGGTGCACGAACAACGAGGCCGAGTACACCGCGGTTGCCAGGGCCATGGAGGAGGCACTCAGGCTGGGCATCAGGCGGATCCGCGTCCACTCGGACAGCAGGCTGGTGATAAGTCAGCTCACCGGGAGGTGGCGTGTAAAGGATCCGAGGATGCGGGCGCTCTCCTCCAGGATAAAGGAGCTGGCCTCGAAGTTCGAGGTAGTTGAGTTCGTGAACGTGCCTAGGGAGGACCCCCTCATAAGGGCCGCTGATCATATGTGCAACAGGACGCTCGACGAGGTAGCGGGCGATTTCATCGTGTAA
- a CDS encoding V4R domain-containing protein, giving the protein MVADRPVRIPTSWAEPGRDLVAISAEVAAGYMGMVYDALRKAGFRVLSFMCSDGGPLLRCTGIVDVTGAGKSPEDVAAALSSMGGLANVRVIRDPVKGFAAADGMILEAGGRRSVVMTSRALLGLLLGAREYLGDPVGSAFTYYAGLFSGRESAREFAAMFSGDQAIRLTIRTLESHGYASSIEMLVGESTYRFEVADLVECDLLRGHRSGRTSHWFRGVLAGLLSEVVGGEWDVEEVECVNDGSDKCVFNARRKFPGIAEKETRRSPND; this is encoded by the coding sequence ATGGTGGCGGATCGCCCGGTCAGGATTCCCACTTCGTGGGCCGAGCCGGGCAGGGATCTGGTCGCCATAAGTGCGGAGGTCGCGGCAGGATACATGGGAATGGTGTATGATGCCCTGAGGAAGGCCGGCTTCAGGGTGCTCAGCTTCATGTGTTCCGACGGTGGGCCCCTGCTCAGGTGCACCGGGATCGTCGACGTCACCGGCGCCGGCAAGAGCCCCGAGGACGTCGCGGCCGCGCTGTCATCCATGGGGGGACTGGCCAATGTCCGGGTCATCCGCGACCCAGTTAAGGGATTCGCCGCCGCGGATGGCATGATTTTGGAGGCCGGGGGAAGGAGATCCGTCGTCATGACCTCTAGGGCCCTCCTGGGCCTCCTGCTGGGAGCTAGGGAGTACCTGGGAGATCCCGTAGGCTCCGCGTTCACGTATTATGCGGGCCTCTTCTCCGGGCGCGAGTCCGCGAGGGAGTTCGCCGCGATGTTCAGCGGGGATCAGGCGATTCGCCTCACAATCAGGACCCTGGAGTCGCACGGTTACGCCTCGTCTATAGAGATGCTGGTCGGCGAATCGACATACAGGTTCGAGGTTGCTGACCTAGTCGAGTGCGATCTGCTACGCGGACACAGGTCTGGGAGGACTTCACACTGGTTCCGCGGGGTCCTGGCGGGCCTGCTGTCGGAGGTAGTCGGCGGGGAGTGGGACGTGGAGGAGGTCGAGTGCGTGAACGACGGATCCGACAAGTGCGTCTTCAACGCCAGGAGGAAGTTTCCGGGTATCGCCGAGAAGGAGACTCGACGATCACCTAATGATTAA
- a CDS encoding DUF309 domain-containing protein, with protein sequence MKATAQAAGLRVIDVRLDVDHSEVDVEGQGAPEWKCEVLDVVDVGSLEHVSEISPLRRGLELMSSGRFWEAHEVLESAWHSSAGPAKDALGFLIKCCAAAVHIQRGGYGTAARVASRAAAVSVDPSCMDGALSKLRSSCTSIEPDSISRVLREFAIGALGGTTSLSSLCG encoded by the coding sequence TTGAAGGCCACCGCCCAGGCAGCTGGACTCAGGGTGATAGACGTCAGACTTGACGTCGACCATTCGGAGGTCGACGTGGAGGGCCAGGGAGCGCCGGAGTGGAAATGCGAGGTTCTGGACGTTGTCGACGTCGGGTCGCTCGAACACGTGAGCGAGATCTCCCCCTTGAGGAGGGGGCTGGAGCTGATGTCCTCGGGGAGATTCTGGGAGGCTCATGAGGTCCTGGAGTCCGCGTGGCATTCGTCCGCCGGTCCCGCCAAGGATGCTCTGGGGTTCCTGATAAAATGCTGTGCCGCCGCCGTCCACATCCAGAGGGGCGGCTATGGGACCGCCGCCAGGGTGGCCTCGAGGGCCGCCGCCGTCTCCGTGGATCCTTCATGCATGGATGGAGCGCTCTCGAAGCTTCGCTCGTCCTGCACGTCGATCGAGCCCGATTCCATATCCCGGGTTCTGCGCGAATTCGCGATTGGAGCGCTGGGCGGCACGACGTCGCTGTCATCGCTCTGTGGATAA
- a CDS encoding hemerythrin domain-containing protein, whose protein sequence is MVLLTAELQGEHIVILENLEVLESLGPFDRELDFLARYVDGCHHAKEELALFPALTSRGLNGDALVEEALEQHREARRLISEMRENHSRSTASRYIELIKSHVEMEDSVTFAVAEYSLPDDEKEEILSRMRDLSAQRCAGFEDAARDLSVRRQGIYRSRVMRAQ, encoded by the coding sequence GTGGTGCTATTAACCGCGGAGCTTCAGGGAGAGCACATAGTGATACTCGAGAACCTGGAGGTCCTTGAGTCCCTGGGACCGTTCGATCGGGAGCTGGACTTCCTGGCCCGCTACGTCGACGGATGCCACCACGCGAAGGAGGAGCTGGCGCTTTTCCCGGCGCTCACGTCGAGGGGGCTCAACGGGGATGCACTGGTCGAGGAGGCGCTGGAGCAGCACAGGGAGGCCAGGCGCCTGATCAGCGAGATGAGGGAAAATCACTCCAGGTCCACCGCCTCCCGCTACATAGAGCTGATCAAGTCGCACGTGGAGATGGAGGACTCGGTGACCTTCGCGGTCGCGGAGTATTCGCTGCCGGACGATGAGAAGGAGGAGATACTGTCGAGGATGCGCGACCTGTCCGCACAGCGCTGCGCGGGATTCGAGGATGCTGCGCGGGATCTGTCGGTTCGTCGGCAAGGGATATATCGATCGAGAGTTATGCGAGCGCAATGA
- a CDS encoding MFS transporter, translated as MRRGKALLLARTATANAAGAALGVVESIYLRALGLPPDIVGAYLGASTLVSALSNYALSAIADAYGRKRTVLASSAFPILGMITLYLGAAAGVLLVYLGPSGAYSALYAENAEEPDRDWSHLSIVAVAANAAGSLMPTVLSMREVLAAGVIVYAAGTTALVAVQERYRGKGRVTFGIASKGTLARLSSAAIIGLGAGIVLPMLPLWLNTVYGVGPGPIGILMSAQSAVMALAFWMAPRISSIIGRLRTIVVTQAVGVALIALFPLSPTFPLAAAIWTMRSVAMNMANPLYNALVNELIPEGERARANSALQLLDSVPRSAGPYATGVLMNMGNLELPFYMTATLYGAATATLYLLMRDRTR; from the coding sequence TTGAGGCGAGGCAAGGCGCTGCTCCTCGCGAGGACCGCCACGGCCAACGCCGCGGGCGCCGCGCTGGGAGTCGTGGAGTCAATATACCTCAGGGCGCTCGGGCTCCCCCCGGACATCGTGGGGGCGTACCTGGGAGCATCAACTCTCGTCTCAGCCCTCAGCAACTACGCGCTCTCGGCAATCGCGGACGCTTACGGCAGGAAGAGGACCGTGCTGGCGTCCAGCGCGTTCCCGATCCTCGGCATGATCACGCTCTACCTGGGCGCGGCGGCCGGTGTCCTGCTGGTATACCTAGGACCCAGCGGCGCCTACTCAGCCCTCTACGCGGAGAACGCAGAGGAACCGGACAGGGACTGGAGCCATCTATCGATAGTGGCGGTCGCGGCAAACGCGGCAGGATCCCTCATGCCCACGGTGCTCTCCATGCGTGAGGTCCTAGCGGCAGGGGTCATCGTATACGCCGCTGGAACCACCGCACTGGTGGCTGTGCAGGAGAGGTACAGGGGGAAGGGAAGGGTGACGTTCGGGATCGCGTCCAAGGGGACACTCGCGAGGCTCTCGAGCGCCGCAATAATAGGGCTGGGCGCCGGGATAGTCCTTCCCATGCTGCCGCTCTGGCTCAACACGGTGTACGGCGTCGGGCCAGGGCCAATAGGGATCCTCATGTCCGCGCAGAGCGCGGTCATGGCACTCGCGTTCTGGATGGCGCCCAGGATATCAAGTATTATTGGACGTCTGAGGACGATAGTGGTCACGCAGGCCGTCGGCGTCGCGCTGATAGCGCTCTTTCCCCTGTCGCCGACGTTCCCGCTCGCGGCGGCCATATGGACTATGAGATCGGTCGCGATGAACATGGCCAATCCGCTCTACAACGCGCTCGTCAACGAGCTGATACCGGAGGGAGAGAGGGCCAGGGCCAACAGCGCGCTCCAGCTCCTGGACTCGGTGCCGCGTTCCGCCGGTCCCTACGCGACCGGCGTGCTGATGAACATGGGAAATCTGGAGCTCCCATTCTATATGACCGCCACTCTCTACGGGGCTGCCACCGCGACGCTCTACCTCCTCATGAGGGATCGCACGAGATAG
- a CDS encoding carboxypeptidase M32: protein MEVFRDPDILEILGRYRRLWAISHASALMGWDTETYMPPGGAEERGVAQAELATLYQELILREDFTSLVERAAGKEGLNDYERGVIRVLNREISIMRKLPPRLVYELSRAAQEAFQAWRDARAKSDFGLFRPHLEKIVKLNREKADALGYEDHPYDALLDLHEEGLRVKDVDGLFGYLGRELRSILERVRSDGSCTRESPLDSTKYDQSAMERVNRRILDMLNYPWDRARLDVSPHPFTQGMGVGDVRITTRYEGFDFKRSMFSTVHEFGHALYELQVDRDLRMTPIGGGVSLGIHEGQSRFWENVVGRTRAFAELVKPTLDNELGFTRIYSPDELYRYFVEVRPGTIRTEADELTYNLHIVLRYEIEKELITGGLSVDELPEIWNARSEELLGVRPRNDADGVLQDVHWSHGSLGYFPTYTLGNTVAAMMASAYGGRLDEHVRFGNFEPVRGFLREKVHRWGATYAPKELLRRHFGREYDAEALVSYLSSKYSAC from the coding sequence GTGGAGGTCTTCAGGGATCCGGATATCTTGGAGATACTTGGAAGGTACAGGAGGCTCTGGGCGATATCGCACGCATCGGCCCTGATGGGGTGGGACACTGAGACCTACATGCCGCCCGGGGGAGCCGAGGAGAGGGGCGTCGCGCAGGCCGAGCTCGCGACCCTGTATCAGGAGCTGATCCTGAGGGAGGACTTCACCTCGCTGGTGGAGAGGGCCGCCGGGAAGGAGGGACTGAACGACTACGAGCGCGGCGTGATCAGGGTGCTGAACCGGGAGATATCGATAATGAGGAAGCTACCCCCGAGGCTCGTGTACGAGCTGTCGAGGGCCGCGCAGGAGGCGTTTCAGGCGTGGAGGGACGCGAGGGCCAAGTCCGACTTCGGACTGTTCAGGCCCCATCTGGAGAAAATAGTCAAGCTCAACAGGGAGAAGGCGGATGCCCTCGGCTACGAGGATCATCCATATGACGCCCTGCTTGACCTGCACGAGGAGGGGCTCCGGGTGAAGGACGTCGATGGACTATTCGGCTACCTCGGACGCGAGCTCAGGTCGATCCTGGAGCGCGTCAGGTCTGATGGCTCCTGCACCAGGGAGAGTCCGCTGGATTCCACAAAGTACGATCAGTCGGCCATGGAGCGCGTCAACAGGAGGATCTTGGACATGCTGAACTACCCATGGGACAGGGCGAGGCTCGACGTCAGCCCCCATCCCTTCACGCAGGGAATGGGCGTCGGGGACGTCAGGATAACCACCAGGTACGAGGGGTTCGACTTCAAGCGGTCCATGTTCAGCACTGTGCACGAGTTCGGCCATGCCCTGTACGAGCTGCAGGTCGATCGCGACCTCAGGATGACCCCAATAGGCGGGGGCGTCAGCCTCGGAATACACGAGGGCCAGAGCAGGTTCTGGGAGAACGTCGTCGGCAGGACGCGCGCGTTCGCGGAGCTGGTGAAGCCGACGCTGGACAATGAGCTGGGCTTCACCAGAATATATTCGCCGGACGAGCTCTACAGGTACTTCGTCGAGGTCAGGCCGGGCACCATAAGGACCGAGGCGGACGAGCTGACCTACAACCTCCACATAGTGCTCAGGTACGAGATAGAGAAGGAACTCATAACGGGGGGGCTCTCGGTCGATGAACTACCGGAGATCTGGAACGCGCGCTCCGAGGAGCTCCTGGGGGTGAGGCCAAGGAACGACGCGGACGGGGTCCTGCAGGATGTTCACTGGTCACATGGATCCCTGGGATACTTCCCTACGTACACGCTCGGGAACACCGTCGCCGCCATGATGGCCAGTGCCTACGGCGGCAGGCTGGACGAGCACGTCAGGTTCGGGAACTTCGAGCCCGTGAGGGGATTCCTGAGGGAGAAGGTACACCGGTGGGGTGCTACGTATGCACCGAAGGAACTGCTCAGGAGGCACTTCGGCAGGGAATATGACGCCGAGGCCCTGGTCTCCTACCTGAGCTCCAAGTACTCCGCCTGCTGA
- a CDS encoding class II glutamine amidotransferase, whose protein sequence is MCRMAVAIGSFEEGELRELMEALRDAAAHDPYGEALYGEVSHGDGWGILIAALDGSRSLHYRSTRPIYGEDYARISEIIPRWAPGVRVVLMAHARAASEGSPVNLMSTHPVHAHSPWGDLYMVHNGQFLRERLGDPGGEDPVSALHNDTWLAAVALASRIEGRISRGDLESLLEAEDTGANLGVALLGGDRAQVVVGSHYSLLGDDRDGDRERYYRLYRCGFPGGAVYASSTIAELHMGTRRCSSVGNGEFHSYVGSDGYDVWRFQ, encoded by the coding sequence GTGTGCAGGATGGCCGTGGCCATCGGATCGTTCGAGGAGGGAGAGCTGCGGGAGCTCATGGAGGCGCTTCGTGATGCGGCCGCGCACGATCCGTACGGCGAGGCGCTCTACGGCGAGGTATCCCACGGCGATGGGTGGGGTATCCTGATAGCCGCGCTCGATGGGTCCAGGTCGCTGCACTACAGGAGCACGCGCCCCATCTATGGAGAGGACTACGCGCGCATCTCGGAGATAATTCCGCGCTGGGCTCCCGGCGTACGCGTAGTCCTCATGGCGCACGCCAGGGCAGCGAGCGAGGGATCGCCAGTGAACCTCATGTCCACACATCCCGTGCACGCGCATTCTCCCTGGGGCGACCTCTACATGGTCCATAACGGCCAGTTCCTCAGGGAGAGGCTTGGGGATCCCGGCGGCGAGGACCCCGTGAGCGCGCTGCACAACGACACGTGGTTGGCTGCGGTCGCGCTCGCCTCAAGGATAGAGGGCCGCATATCGCGCGGCGACTTGGAATCGCTTCTGGAGGCGGAGGACACGGGAGCCAACCTCGGCGTGGCGCTCCTCGGAGGCGATCGGGCACAGGTCGTCGTGGGAAGCCACTACTCACTCCTCGGGGATGACAGGGACGGGGATCGTGAGCGCTACTACCGCCTCTACCGGTGCGGCTTTCCCGGCGGCGCCGTCTACGCGTCGTCGACCATTGCCGAGCTCCACATGGGAACGCGTCGGTGCTCCTCGGTGGGCAACGGTGAATTCCACAGCTACGTGGGATCCGACGGATACGACGTTTGGAGGTTCCAGTGA
- a CDS encoding VIT1/CCC1 transporter family protein, with protein sequence MGSAREFALKEFQEYVVYSWLARVERNPRRKEILQTLALQERGHYEFWRRQEPVEPGRWIYAKAALLVILRLIFGITFVGKLMERGERDIVSEYSAAAIAMEGEDRRILEAIIEDERSHEAEMLAQVDETIVKYMGALVLGLSDAIVEITGAHAGTLGTTNDTLIAGVIGLIVGVSASISMASASYLQTKHETGKSPRTAAAITGFGYMGAVALMSLPYFLTHIIYLAFAASISVGVMLALMLTFQGSVYSGTNFRGEFVQTAILLLGTAMLSYLLGDVLGTALGIRGLI encoded by the coding sequence GTGGGAAGCGCACGCGAGTTCGCGCTCAAGGAGTTCCAGGAGTACGTTGTGTACTCATGGCTGGCGCGCGTGGAGAGAAATCCCCGCAGGAAGGAGATACTCCAAACGCTTGCGTTGCAGGAGCGCGGCCACTACGAGTTCTGGAGGAGGCAGGAGCCGGTTGAACCGGGACGCTGGATCTACGCCAAGGCGGCGCTCCTCGTTATCCTCAGGCTGATCTTCGGGATAACGTTCGTGGGAAAGCTCATGGAGCGCGGCGAGCGCGACATAGTGAGCGAGTACTCGGCCGCGGCCATAGCCATGGAGGGCGAGGACCGGAGGATCCTGGAGGCGATAATAGAGGATGAAAGATCGCATGAGGCCGAGATGCTGGCACAGGTGGATGAGACGATCGTCAAGTACATGGGGGCGCTCGTCCTGGGGCTCTCGGATGCTATAGTCGAGATAACGGGCGCTCATGCCGGAACCCTGGGCACGACCAACGACACCCTAATAGCGGGCGTCATAGGACTCATAGTTGGGGTCTCGGCGTCCATATCCATGGCGTCCGCGTCGTACCTGCAGACAAAGCACGAGACGGGGAAGTCCCCGCGGACCGCCGCTGCGATAACGGGCTTCGGCTACATGGGTGCAGTTGCGCTGATGTCGTTGCCATATTTTCTGACCCATATAATATACCTGGCATTCGCGGCATCGATCTCCGTGGGCGTGATGCTCGCGCTCATGCTGACCTTCCAGGGATCGGTCTACTCCGGCACGAACTTCCGCGGGGAATTCGTCCAGACCGCGATTCTCCTCCTCGGCACGGCGATGCTCTCCTACCTGCTGGGGGACGTCCTCGGAACCGCCCTGGGGATAAGAGGCCTCATCTGA
- a CDS encoding sulfite exporter TauE/SafE family protein — translation MYITLLQMILSVVSGVLVGFSLGLIGGGGSILAVPLLLYLVGLSSVPNAAHIALGTTALAVGLNAYINSYMHIRKRNVAPRIGGVFAGVGLVGSLIGAYLGHITPGTSLLLYFSVVMIILGAYIAISRRASGAGTHEEGPRVAEARRRCPGLNARRIATVAVAGLAVGLLSGYFGIGGGFLIVPALIFSSGICITLAVGTSLLSVGTFGLASGLEYMFYGDVILVISLLYLLGGVIGGYAGTSLAVSIPRDRLRIIYGAIIVVVGIYMMLRTMGIA, via the coding sequence ATGTACATCACGCTGCTTCAGATGATCCTGAGCGTGGTGTCCGGGGTCCTCGTCGGGTTCTCGCTCGGCCTGATAGGGGGAGGTGGATCCATACTCGCCGTCCCGCTCCTCCTCTACCTCGTGGGGCTCAGCTCCGTGCCGAACGCCGCGCACATAGCGCTCGGGACCACGGCTCTGGCGGTTGGGCTCAACGCGTACATAAACTCGTATATGCACATCAGGAAGCGCAACGTAGCGCCCAGGATAGGCGGCGTCTTCGCGGGAGTGGGGCTCGTGGGATCGCTGATAGGAGCCTACCTGGGGCACATAACCCCGGGGACGAGCCTCCTCCTGTACTTCTCGGTCGTGATGATAATACTTGGGGCATACATAGCGATAAGCAGGCGCGCCTCCGGCGCGGGGACGCACGAGGAGGGGCCGAGGGTGGCGGAGGCTAGGAGGAGGTGCCCGGGCCTGAACGCCAGGAGGATCGCCACGGTGGCCGTCGCCGGCCTCGCGGTGGGACTGCTGAGCGGATACTTCGGGATAGGGGGAGGGTTCCTGATAGTGCCGGCGCTGATATTCTCGTCGGGCATCTGCATAACGCTCGCCGTCGGGACGTCGCTCCTGAGCGTGGGCACGTTCGGCCTCGCGAGCGGCCTGGAGTACATGTTCTACGGGGACGTGATCTTGGTCATATCGCTGCTCTACCTGCTGGGGGGCGTGATCGGGGGATACGCGGGGACCTCGCTGGCGGTCAGTATCCCGAGGGACAGGCTGAGGATCATCTACGGCGCCATAATAGTGGTCGTGGGAATCTACATGATGCTCAGGACCATGGGGATCGCGTAA
- a CDS encoding lysylphosphatidylglycerol synthase transmembrane domain-containing protein, translating to MRNTWRIIPPVIGIVALGVAIYLGGPLRIAAALERADPLLLAAATGTELLAIVLTGLAWHNIVGGISPRPRAVDSIKATGLEIFVDATIPTGSVGGELLRITYAYNKMGISIWNSLAAAVALRVMVAGVLSSLLAAAAYMGLAHLSEMWLLLTASLAAIAIISVVAAFPSRITKLAPGRYRAIADAVLGPISRALRSKGAAMALALVAAEIMSSAATQMLAFSALGARIPYYFVLAAYPIYDVLVALPTGIPGSFGVADVGTSLIYASFGVGWSTALAAMISTRVVCLIADAALGLPTFLTDGRHMIPPSDLRNLLSSLRSGGSP from the coding sequence ATGAGGAACACGTGGAGGATAATTCCGCCCGTCATCGGGATCGTCGCGCTGGGGGTGGCCATATACCTGGGAGGTCCTCTCAGGATAGCGGCGGCGCTGGAGAGGGCGGACCCGTTACTGCTCGCGGCGGCGACCGGCACCGAATTGCTGGCGATAGTGCTCACGGGGCTCGCCTGGCACAACATAGTTGGTGGAATTTCGCCCCGGCCCCGCGCAGTGGACTCCATAAAGGCGACCGGGCTGGAAATATTCGTCGATGCAACGATACCCACAGGCAGCGTGGGCGGGGAGCTGCTGCGCATTACTTACGCGTACAACAAGATGGGAATCTCCATATGGAACTCACTCGCGGCGGCGGTGGCCCTCAGGGTCATGGTGGCGGGCGTGCTCTCTTCGCTCCTGGCGGCGGCGGCCTACATGGGGCTGGCACACCTGAGCGAGATGTGGCTCCTTCTCACGGCATCCCTGGCGGCAATAGCGATAATCTCGGTCGTGGCGGCGTTTCCCTCCAGGATAACCAAGCTTGCGCCGGGCCGCTACAGGGCTATCGCTGACGCCGTCCTAGGGCCGATATCCAGGGCTCTCAGGTCCAAGGGTGCCGCGATGGCCCTCGCGCTGGTCGCCGCGGAGATCATGTCGAGCGCGGCCACGCAGATGCTGGCGTTCAGCGCGCTCGGGGCCAGAATTCCTTATTACTTTGTGCTTGCTGCATATCCCATATATGACGTGCTCGTGGCACTTCCCACGGGTATACCTGGATCGTTCGGGGTGGCGGATGTGGGCACGAGCCTCATCTACGCGTCATTTGGTGTGGGATGGTCGACGGCGCTGGCAGCCATGATCTCCACGAGGGTCGTCTGCCTAATCGCGGACGCAGCGCTCGGCCTGCCGACCTTCCTGACCGATGGAAGGCACATGATACCTCCCTCGGACCTGCGGAACCTATTATCGAGCCTGAGGAGCGGTGGATCTCCTTGA